The Streptomyces aurantiacus genome includes a region encoding these proteins:
- a CDS encoding Pls/PosA family non-ribosomal peptide synthetase — protein MAALQQGPALSLSDDEVRAEFGGRARFSASSAPSPRTLVDVFDASVRACPDEPALDDGRRSLTYRALAVEVEALRRRLGAAGVGLGDRVGVRVPSGTNGLYVAVLAVLAAGAAYVPVDAEDPDERAELVFGEADVRAVVGAGHELTVRGRSEAPAARPGVEHDAWIIFTSGSTGRPKGVAVSHRSAAAFVDAEAGLFLTEDPIGPGDRVMAGLSVAFDASCEEMWLAWRYGACLVPVPRSQVRSGADLGPWLVEQEITVVSTVPTLAALWEPEALNEVRLLIFGGEACPPELAQRLVTEGREVWNTYGPTEATVVACASLMSGEEPIRIGLPLDGWELAVVDEAGEPVAMGASGQLVIGGVGLARYLDPEKDAEKYAPLDSLGWERAYRSGDLVKAEPEGLIFLGRADEQIKLGGRRIELGEVDAALQALPGVAGAAAAVRTARGGNQLLVGYVVTQDGWDRAAAVEKLRTELPAALVPLLAPVAELPTRTSGKVDRNALPWPLEGLETGGPAEQLYGTEAWLAEQWSEVLGIPVGSARDDFFAIGGGSLAAAQLTTRLRTRYPSAAVLDVYQQPVLRKLARHLERSAQGDGAERVIVPVPLRAKVVQLLLLVPLFALLGLRWTVALAALGNTLHWFGAYPWAPTASWWLVVPCAALLFSPPGRLAIAAGGARLLLRNVTPGRYPRGGGVHLRLWTAERLAEFSGATSLTGSWLERYARALGAKVGPDVDLHSLPPVTGMLKLGRGAAVESEVDLSGHWLDGDRLEIGPVKVGAHAVVGTRSILFPGARVGKRAEVAPGSAVSGQVPTGQRWAGAPAVKLGKAKRDWPKERPQKGTYWRAMYGATGFALSALPLVAGFAALLVVSLFVAPDAGLAAALRGAAVALVPATLAFGLAYALILLVAVRLLSLGLRPGTHPTHSRIGWQAWTVTQLMDRSRETLFPLYAGLVTPVWLRLLGMRIGRGAEVSTVLALPSLTTVGDGAFLADDTLTAPYELGGGWMRIGRAEIGRRAFLGNSGMTAPGRSVPDGGLVGVLSATPKKAKKGSSYLGLPPVKLPRSAQGGDQSLTYDPPARLLWARGLVELCRIVPVFCSAALAVLTVAALSALGAWAWALAGVVLLGAGAAAGLLSVLAKWLLVGRHRAGEHPLWSGFVWRNELADTFVEVVAVPWLAGSVPGTPVLNLWLRALGARIGKGVWVESYWLPETDLVTLEDAATVNRGCVLQTHLFHDRILRTDTVVLREGATLGPGGIVLPGSSVGARSTLGPASLVMAAETVPDDTRWLGNPIEAWRP, from the coding sequence ATGGCAGCCCTCCAGCAAGGCCCCGCGCTCTCGTTGTCCGACGACGAGGTCCGGGCGGAGTTCGGCGGCCGGGCGCGCTTCTCCGCCTCCTCCGCGCCCTCACCGCGCACACTCGTCGACGTCTTCGACGCCTCCGTGCGGGCCTGTCCCGACGAGCCCGCGCTGGACGACGGCCGCCGCAGCCTCACCTACCGCGCCCTGGCCGTCGAGGTCGAGGCCCTGCGCCGGCGGCTCGGCGCCGCCGGGGTGGGCCTCGGGGACCGGGTCGGCGTGCGCGTCCCCTCTGGCACCAACGGGCTGTACGTCGCCGTCCTCGCCGTGCTGGCCGCCGGAGCCGCCTATGTGCCGGTGGACGCCGAGGACCCGGACGAGCGGGCCGAGCTGGTCTTCGGGGAGGCCGACGTCCGGGCCGTCGTCGGAGCCGGGCACGAGCTGACCGTGCGGGGGCGCAGCGAGGCGCCCGCCGCACGCCCCGGGGTCGAGCACGACGCGTGGATCATCTTCACGTCCGGTTCCACCGGCAGGCCCAAGGGCGTGGCCGTCAGCCACCGCAGCGCCGCCGCCTTCGTGGACGCCGAGGCCGGGCTGTTCCTGACCGAGGACCCGATCGGCCCGGGTGACAGGGTCATGGCGGGTCTCTCCGTCGCCTTCGACGCCTCCTGCGAGGAGATGTGGCTGGCCTGGCGGTACGGGGCCTGCCTGGTGCCCGTACCGCGCTCCCAGGTGCGCAGCGGCGCCGATCTGGGGCCCTGGCTGGTCGAGCAGGAGATCACCGTCGTCTCCACCGTGCCGACGCTGGCCGCCCTGTGGGAGCCGGAGGCGCTCAACGAGGTACGGCTGCTGATCTTCGGCGGTGAGGCCTGCCCGCCCGAGCTGGCGCAGCGCCTGGTCACCGAGGGGCGCGAGGTGTGGAACACCTACGGGCCCACCGAGGCCACCGTCGTGGCCTGTGCCTCGCTGATGAGCGGCGAGGAGCCGATCAGGATCGGCCTGCCCCTCGACGGCTGGGAGCTCGCCGTCGTCGACGAGGCCGGGGAGCCCGTGGCGATGGGCGCCAGCGGCCAGCTCGTGATCGGCGGGGTGGGGCTCGCCCGCTATCTCGACCCGGAGAAGGACGCCGAGAAGTACGCCCCGCTGGATTCGCTCGGCTGGGAGCGCGCCTATCGCAGCGGTGACCTGGTCAAGGCCGAGCCTGAGGGGCTGATCTTCCTCGGGCGGGCCGACGAGCAGATCAAGCTCGGCGGGCGCCGGATCGAGCTGGGCGAGGTGGACGCCGCGCTGCAGGCGCTGCCCGGGGTCGCGGGCGCCGCGGCCGCCGTACGGACCGCCCGTGGCGGGAACCAGCTGCTCGTCGGCTATGTGGTCACCCAGGACGGCTGGGACCGGGCGGCGGCCGTCGAGAAGCTGCGCACGGAACTGCCCGCGGCCCTCGTCCCGCTGCTCGCGCCCGTGGCCGAACTGCCGACCCGTACGTCCGGCAAGGTCGACCGCAACGCACTGCCGTGGCCGCTGGAGGGCCTGGAGACCGGCGGCCCCGCCGAGCAGCTGTACGGGACCGAGGCGTGGCTCGCCGAGCAGTGGAGCGAGGTGCTCGGTATCCCGGTGGGCTCCGCCCGCGACGACTTCTTCGCGATCGGCGGCGGCAGCCTCGCCGCCGCCCAGCTCACCACGAGGCTGCGCACCCGCTACCCGAGCGCCGCCGTGCTCGACGTCTACCAGCAGCCCGTGCTGCGGAAGCTGGCCCGGCATCTGGAGAGGTCCGCGCAGGGCGACGGTGCAGAGCGGGTGATCGTGCCCGTGCCGCTGCGGGCCAAGGTGGTGCAGCTGCTGCTGCTCGTACCGCTGTTCGCGCTGCTCGGGCTGCGCTGGACGGTGGCGCTGGCCGCGCTCGGCAACACGCTCCACTGGTTCGGCGCGTATCCGTGGGCGCCGACCGCCTCCTGGTGGCTCGTCGTCCCGTGCGCCGCCCTGCTCTTCAGCCCGCCCGGGCGGCTCGCCATCGCAGCCGGCGGCGCCCGGCTGCTCCTGCGGAACGTGACGCCCGGGCGGTATCCGCGGGGTGGAGGCGTGCACCTGCGGCTGTGGACCGCCGAGCGGCTCGCCGAGTTCAGCGGGGCGACCTCGCTGACCGGGTCCTGGCTGGAGCGGTACGCGCGTGCGCTGGGCGCCAAGGTCGGGCCGGACGTGGATCTGCACTCGCTGCCGCCCGTGACCGGCATGCTCAAGCTCGGCCGGGGTGCCGCCGTGGAGTCCGAGGTGGACCTGTCGGGGCACTGGCTGGACGGTGACCGCCTGGAGATCGGCCCGGTCAAGGTCGGCGCGCACGCCGTGGTCGGCACCCGCAGCATCCTCTTCCCCGGCGCCCGGGTGGGCAAGCGGGCCGAGGTGGCGCCCGGTTCGGCCGTGTCCGGGCAGGTTCCGACCGGCCAGCGGTGGGCGGGCGCGCCCGCGGTCAAGCTCGGCAAGGCGAAGCGGGACTGGCCCAAGGAGCGCCCGCAGAAGGGCACGTACTGGCGTGCGATGTACGGGGCGACCGGGTTCGCACTGTCGGCGTTGCCGCTGGTCGCGGGCTTCGCCGCGCTGCTCGTGGTGAGTCTCTTCGTCGCGCCGGACGCCGGGCTCGCCGCGGCGCTGCGGGGCGCCGCGGTCGCGCTGGTGCCGGCGACGCTGGCCTTCGGCCTCGCGTACGCGCTGATCCTGCTGGTCGCCGTGCGGCTGCTCAGCCTGGGTCTGCGGCCCGGTACGCATCCGACGCACAGCCGGATCGGCTGGCAGGCCTGGACGGTCACCCAGCTGATGGACCGCTCCCGCGAGACGCTGTTCCCGCTGTACGCGGGGCTGGTCACGCCGGTGTGGCTGCGGCTGCTCGGGATGCGGATCGGGCGGGGCGCCGAGGTGTCGACGGTGCTCGCGCTGCCCAGCCTGACGACGGTCGGCGACGGGGCGTTCCTGGCCGACGACACACTGACCGCGCCGTACGAGCTCGGTGGCGGCTGGATGCGGATCGGGCGGGCGGAGATCGGGCGCCGGGCCTTCCTCGGGAACTCCGGGATGACCGCGCCGGGCCGCTCGGTGCCGGACGGGGGCCTGGTCGGGGTGCTCTCCGCGACACCGAAGAAGGCCAAGAAGGGCAGCTCGTACCTGGGACTGCCGCCGGTGAAGCTGCCGCGGTCGGCGCAGGGAGGCGACCAGAGCCTCACGTACGACCCGCCCGCGCGGCTGCTGTGGGCGCGTGGGCTCGTCGAGCTGTGCCGGATCGTGCCCGTGTTCTGCTCGGCGGCGCTCGCCGTGCTGACGGTGGCGGCACTGAGCGCGCTGGGGGCCTGGGCATGGGCGCTCGCCGGGGTGGTGCTGCTGGGCGCCGGAGCGGCGGCGGGGCTGCTGTCGGTGCTCGCGAAGTGGCTGCTCGTGGGGCGGCACCGGGCCGGTGAACACCCGCTGTGGAGCGGCTTCGTGTGGCGCAACGAGCTGGCCGACACCTTCGTCGAGGTCGTCGCCGTGCCCTGGCTGGCCGGGTCCGTGCCGGGCACTCCGGTGCTGAACCTCTGGCTGCGCGCCCTGGGCGCCCGGATCGGCAAGGGCGTGTGGGTGGAGAGCTACTGGCTGCCCGAGACGGATCTGGTGACGCTGGAGGACGCGGCGACGGTGAACCGCGGCTGCGTGCTGCAGACCCACCTCTTCCACGACCGGATCTTGCGGACGGATACTGTGGTGCTCCGTGAGGGCGCCACCCTGGGCCCGGGCGGAATCGTTCTGCCCGGCAGCTCCGTCGGGGCGCGCAGCACACTGGGACCCGCGTCCCTCGTCATGGCGGCGGAAACCGTCCCCGACGACACCCGCTGGCTGGGCAACCCGATCGAGGCATGGCGTCCCTAG
- a CDS encoding M20/M25/M40 family metallo-hydrolase, with translation MSEPDTTKGITGEDEVVDLCRELIQIDTSNYGDHSGPGERKAAEYVAEKLAEVGLEPQIFESHQGRASTVVRIEGEDRSRPGLLIHGHTDVVPANAQDWTHHPFSGEIADGCVWGRGAVDMKDMDAMTLAVVRDRMRGGRKPPRDLVLAFLADEEAGGKFGAKHLVTKHPDLFEGVTEAIGEVGGFSFTVNEKLRLYLVETAQKGMHWMKLTVDGTAGHGSMIHRDNAITELSEAVGRLGRHKFPVRVTKTLRHFLDELGDALGTELDPENMDATLAKLGGIAKLIGASLQNTANPTQLGAGYKVNVIPGQATAHVDARYLPGYEEEFLADLDRILGPNVKREDVHADKALETTFDGALVDAMQTALSAEDPIARAVPYMLSAGTDAKSFDDLGIRCFGFAPLKLPPELDFAGMFHGVDERVPVDALKFGVRVLDRFIEAS, from the coding sequence GTGAGCGAGCCGGACACGACCAAGGGCATCACGGGTGAGGACGAGGTCGTCGACCTCTGCCGCGAGCTGATCCAGATCGACACCAGCAACTACGGCGACCACTCGGGCCCGGGTGAGCGCAAGGCCGCCGAGTACGTCGCGGAGAAGCTCGCCGAGGTGGGCCTCGAACCGCAGATCTTCGAGTCGCACCAAGGCCGTGCCTCGACGGTGGTCAGGATCGAGGGGGAGGACCGCTCGCGGCCCGGACTGCTCATTCACGGCCACACCGACGTCGTACCGGCGAACGCCCAGGACTGGACGCACCACCCGTTCTCCGGCGAGATCGCCGACGGCTGTGTGTGGGGCCGGGGCGCGGTCGACATGAAGGACATGGACGCGATGACCCTCGCGGTCGTCCGCGACCGGATGCGCGGCGGTCGCAAGCCTCCCCGGGACCTCGTACTGGCCTTCCTGGCGGACGAGGAGGCGGGCGGCAAGTTCGGCGCCAAGCACCTCGTCACCAAGCACCCCGACCTCTTCGAGGGCGTGACCGAGGCGATCGGCGAGGTCGGCGGGTTCTCCTTCACGGTCAACGAGAAGCTGCGGCTGTATCTCGTGGAGACCGCGCAGAAGGGCATGCACTGGATGAAGCTGACCGTGGACGGCACCGCCGGGCACGGTTCGATGATCCACCGGGACAACGCGATCACCGAACTGTCCGAGGCCGTCGGACGGCTCGGCCGGCACAAGTTCCCGGTGCGCGTGACGAAGACGCTGCGGCACTTCCTCGACGAACTCGGCGACGCGCTGGGCACCGAGCTCGACCCGGAGAACATGGACGCGACGCTCGCCAAGCTCGGCGGCATCGCCAAGCTCATCGGCGCCTCGCTGCAGAACACGGCCAACCCGACGCAGCTGGGCGCGGGCTACAAGGTGAACGTGATCCCGGGCCAGGCGACCGCGCACGTCGACGCCCGCTATCTGCCGGGCTACGAGGAGGAGTTCCTCGCCGACCTGGACCGCATCCTCGGCCCGAACGTGAAGCGCGAGGACGTGCACGCCGACAAGGCCCTGGAGACCACCTTCGACGGGGCCCTCGTGGACGCCATGCAGACCGCGCTGTCCGCCGAGGACCCGATCGCCCGGGCCGTCCCGTACATGCTCTCCGCCGGCACCGACGCCAAGTCCTTCGACGACCTCGGCATCCGCTGCTTCGGCTTCGCACCGCTGAAGCTGCCGCCGGAGCTGGACTTCGCCGGAATGTTCCACGGTGTCGACGAGCGGGTGCCGGTCGACGCCCTGAAGTTCGGAGTGCGGGTGCTCGACCGCTTCATCGAGGCGTCCTGA
- the chpH gene encoding chaplin ChpH — protein sequence MIKKIVAAAAATGGLVLAGAGMAVADAGAQGAAVHSPGVLSGNVIQAPIHVPVNVCGNTVSVIGLLNPAFGNTCVNA from the coding sequence ATGATCAAGAAGATCGTCGCCGCTGCGGCTGCCACGGGTGGCCTGGTTCTCGCTGGTGCGGGTATGGCGGTTGCCGACGCCGGTGCTCAGGGTGCTGCCGTGCACTCGCCCGGTGTGCTTTCGGGCAACGTCATCCAGGCGCCCATCCACGTGCCGGTGAACGTCTGCGGCAACACGGTCTCCGTGATCGGGCTGCTGAACCCCGCCTTCGGCAACACCTGCGTCAACGCCTGA
- a CDS encoding chaplin produces MRQVTRKGLMTVAAATGVLAATGGYAHADSGAHGTASDSPGVLSGNSVQAPVHAPVNVCGNTVNVVGLLNPAVGNKCANKGGGSGHHGSGGSGHHGPGGGSQAGGHTGDSPGVGSGNHVQVPVDVPVNVCGNGISVGGIGNATTGNACGNTEDGHAVTPPGHGEPNTPGKPGDPGNPGDPGDPGRPGGPKSGNPHGSNPNDLDAQAVGRPDGSAQLAQTGGDLPLGLALPMGAGALLMGAVIYRKARASA; encoded by the coding sequence ATGCGACAGGTCACCCGCAAAGGTCTGATGACGGTGGCGGCCGCTACCGGGGTCCTCGCCGCCACCGGCGGTTACGCGCACGCCGACTCGGGGGCGCACGGCACCGCTTCGGACTCCCCGGGCGTACTCTCCGGGAACTCGGTGCAGGCGCCGGTGCACGCGCCGGTCAATGTCTGCGGCAACACCGTGAACGTGGTCGGGCTGCTCAATCCGGCGGTCGGCAACAAGTGCGCCAACAAGGGCGGTGGCTCCGGCCATCACGGGAGCGGTGGCTCGGGTCATCACGGGCCGGGCGGTGGATCGCAGGCCGGGGGGCACACCGGTGACTCGCCCGGCGTCGGCTCCGGCAACCACGTGCAGGTCCCGGTGGACGTGCCGGTCAATGTCTGCGGCAACGGCATCTCCGTCGGCGGCATCGGCAACGCGACCACGGGCAATGCCTGTGGGAACACCGAGGACGGGCACGCAGTGACGCCTCCCGGGCACGGGGAGCCGAACACTCCGGGCAAGCCGGGAGACCCGGGCAACCCCGGTGATCCGGGAGACCCGGGCCGGCCCGGTGGTCCCAAGAGCGGGAACCCGCACGGCTCGAACCCGAACGACCTGGACGCCCAGGCCGTCGGCCGCCCCGACGGATCCGCGCAGCTCGCGCAGACCGGCGGCGACCTGCCGCTCGGCCTCGCGCTGCCGATGGGCGCGGGCGCACTCCTCATGGGCGCCGTGATCTACCGCAAGGCACGTGCCTCGGCATGA
- a CDS encoding DUF5703 family protein, producing the protein MPEYEFVDVYVPRGVSRKEAARLLTDHAEYGHWELDRLSLHRDGSRRVRLRRRIIRQVRATW; encoded by the coding sequence ATGCCGGAATACGAATTTGTCGACGTGTATGTGCCGCGCGGGGTCTCCCGCAAGGAAGCGGCACGCCTGCTGACGGACCATGCTGAGTACGGGCACTGGGAGTTGGACCGTCTCAGCCTGCACCGGGACGGCAGCCGCAGGGTGCGGTTGCGCCGACGGATCATTCGCCAGGTTCGCGCCACATGGTGA